TTTCTTCTGACTAAAGGGTCAAAGGCAGCTCCTTAGATTGAGTTCCAGTTGCAATCCCCGCCCTCTCCAAGCAGCACTCACTGTTACACTGGTCACAAGCGTAGATTCTCCCTTCCAGGGCCTCTGTCTCCGTGAACTTGGCTAGCATCTCAGTGAGCAGGCACTCTGTCTGATTCAAAGGGACAAACCCCTTCTCTATGCAGTGGTAGCGTTCAGGGAATTCCAGGGACAGATCCCAGAAGGGCTCAATGGTATTAGATTTATAATTGCATGATACACATGTAACCTGGAATGACAAGATTGGTTTGCAGATTATAGTTTTCATGCTTCCCACATACAACTGTGCTTGTTTAAGAGAAGATATATAAATTTACCAACCACTTCCCCCAAAAAGGTTAATAAGAACTTAAATAACTTTACTAAAGGCATTGGAGCATATTATGCATGGCTACATTTCAAAGCCTGCTGTGACTAACTGGTTGTAACTGAGGCCACCTCTGCTTCCTTCTAACCCTCTCTCCAATGAATGCTGCCTCAGTGGAGATAGCGAGTTACCTGGGAGGCGCTCAGGAACGGGCTGAGAACTGGCACATCTGTCTGCCTTGTTCACACTCAACTTCCTCTTTCACTTGGCCCCTCTATGCAGCAAAtagctcttttttttcctccctccctccttccctcccttccttttcccaccctctctccctccctcccttccttttcccacccttcctcccttccctttcccaccctctctccctccctcccttcctcccttccctttcccaccctccctcccttccttttcccaccctccctccctcccttacttttcccaccttctctccctccctcccttccttttcccaccctccctccctcccttacttttcccaccttctctccctccctcccttccttttcccaccctccctcccttttcttttcccaccctttctccctcccttccttttcccacccttcctcccttccctttcccaccctctctccctccctcccttcctcccttccctttcccaccctccctcccttccttttcccaccctccctccctcccttacttttcccaccttctctccctccctcccttccttttccctccctccctcccttccttttcccaccctccctccctcccttcctttcccccccaccccccattcttacttttattttcctttgacatagagtctcactgtgtattccctgctggcctagaactcattacaTAGCCCAGGTGGCCTTGAAATCTggtttctcttgcctcagcctctcaagtgatggGGTGACGACACATGTCACCGCCATACCTACAGTATCCCATCTGCAGCACCTCAAAATGGTTAGACTTACTCTCTACCATAATATTCTGGGATGCTGTCCCACATGCAGAAAGGTGGGAGAGAGGCCTGTTTTCCTTCCTAGCCTACTCATCAGTCTTGACAATCTTAATAACTGAGGCACAAAAATCTCTGCAACTCAGTGTGGACAGCCCATGTTGTCCACTCTTTATTTCTGAAAATCTACACTAATTCTCTCTGTGCATATTTTTATGATGCTTGGGAATCCTTGCTCAGGTCTCGACGTGGTCTTGATCCTGAGAATGAAAGGTACTGAGGACATGGAGTCTGGAATCAGGCActggaaaggctgaggcaggaggatgggaagtTTACTAGCATCCTCAGCTTCATAGTTAAAGCACACTGGGCTACTGGGGACATACTCTGGGGAGTGAAGGGAGTTATGGGCAGCGGGAAGGAGGCTCGCCTGGTCTGCGGCATGCTCCCCACTACTCCTTTGAATAAAGGAATTTGGAAGCAGTGTTCTACACAAACTGTTCAGTTTTGTAAACTGGACTGATTAAAGGTCTGGACAGCAAGAACACCCAAGTTCACCTACATGATCACCAGTGTCCAGTGTCAGGTACAAACAACCATTTTGAAACATGCAGAGTCACAGAAAATACTGGCTATACTAATTAGCCCAGGGATCTGGAAGCCCAAACTTCCACCCAAGCTTCCCACCTTGCTTTGGGTAGGTACACACCTACCTGACTGAGCAGCTGCCCATGAAATATGGTGTTCACCACTTTTAAGACCTGTTTGGTGAGCTTCCTCTGGGAGAAGGGGATGAGGATCCGGCGCGTGGAGCCCTCGGACTCAAGTTCCTGCTGCACCTTGTGCAGCAGCTCGCAGAGAAATTCCTGTGCGTCCTGCTGGTCGTAGCCACGGAAGGCGGGAATGAGGCTCCACACCGAGTGAAGCATGGCAAAGGGCGACACCAGCGCCCACTTCCCAGACCACATGACTCGGAAGAGGGTGTGCAGTTCGTGGCAGAGGGAAATGTGCTTTGAGCTGGGTTCCTTGTTCTGAATGAGCTCCAGGCTCCTGCTGATGGAGGCTCCGCTGTTCCAGCAGAGGCCCTGGGGTTCACACCCCTGGGCCTGGTCGCTCCTTACTGACAACTCGCCAGCAGAGCTGCTGACTGGCCGACCAGAGAGCTGAGCCTTCCCATTGGTTGCTTGGGGAAACAGGTGTTCGGAGGTGGAAGGGTCGAGGTTAAGGAAACATTCCCGGAACTTCTGGAGGTGGCTGAGCACCTGGAGGATGGAGTTCATGTAGCAGGTGTTGCCCAAGTTGCGTAGGCCGGTGACACCCGGGGCCACCGCCGGCTGACGGCGCGGCTTGAGGGCAGCCGCGGGCGCGCGCCGGGAGGTAGCGAGGGTAGCCGGGCGCACGGCCACGGGCCCGGGCGCGTGCAGGAGCAGGCGTGCACTCTTCCGCGGCGGCGCGCTGGCCAGCTCCTCCAGCAGCCGCCGCTTGACCTCGCGCCGCCGCTGCCGCGCCGCTTCCTTCTTGCGCTCCAGCGCCTCCTCCCGCCGCCGCTGCTCCAGCTGCGCGCGGCCCCTGGAGCTCTTCTCGAACCACAGCCGCAGCGTCTTGGCCAGCAAGCGCTGGCGCCGGTACCACAGAGCCGTGAGCATCTGCGGCTGTCCCTGAGGAGTGCGCTGCGGCAGGACCACGTCCTCGCCTGCAGCCGTGGACCGCAGCGTCCGCCCACGCCTCGCGGGCTGGTCCTGCTTCTGGCCTTGAACCGCCAGGAGGGAGCTTCTCAGCAGCTTCAGGTCCCCCTCGGGGTTGTCATTGAGCACGTAGTCCTTGCACAGGTAACAGAACACGTAGAGATCCCGGACCTCCATGGCCAGCGGGTGTCCGGTCTCCTCAAAGTGTTTCCGTGCATGGTCTTCAATGTAGCGGCCGCAGGCCACATGGGAGCACTTCAAGCAGGCCCATGCAGACTCTGTGGTGGAGCATTCCAGACAGCACCATTTCTGGGGGTTCAGGATGGAGTGGTCCTGGGCGAGCCGTAACCGCCCTACATGTTTGCATCTATCCATGTTTTAGCACAGTCGCCACTCTCTTAATCTGGCATCACGAAGCCcccaaaagggaaagaaaaaaaaaaaaagaatttcagcaaAATATTTCCCCAGAATAAAGGGTTGCAATTGGCATTTCTGTGCAACACTTACTagtttttaattcaaaatttgTTCTTTTGAAAGTCAAAAGTGGTATTTCAAGTCCCACTAGGAGAGAGACAAaagcctcaaaacaaaaccaacccgaCCACCTTAGATCCGTTTCAGTGTATTCCAAAGCAAAGGTACAGAATagggaaaagacaagaaaaacaaagtcagatgacacctgaggaggcagagcctgagCCTCAATTTAAGTACCGTTTTAGAAGCTAGCCTTTCTGAAGAGAACATATTTTTGTAAAGAATGGCAAAAGTCTCACATCTTTACTGAAaagtaaatacacaaatgaaTCTGACAGGACAAGAGGAGGTGTGGCTATTGGGACCACAGTGCTTAAgctaaagacacagacacagaagcaaGCTTGCTGCCCTTCCGTTTTGagacttactctgtagcccaggctggcccaaattggtggtaatcctcctgccccagcaaACAAGTGTTAGGATTACTAATCCCTAACAttgtcttcttgttgttgtttgtgtctcttgtttgtttggttttgagacagcgtctcactatgtagccctggctggcctggagctcatatggagcccaggctggcctggaactcacagagatctaccttctctgcacccccagtactgggatcacaagtgtgcaccacccaTGTCTGGCTTTTAATGTTCTTCATAAAGGAAATATAGTAGGCAACTTCTCCAAAGGAATTAAgctgaatgaatattttaaaaatgtcttattcTTTGGAAACCTTAAGTTTTCCCAGGATTAAAAATATCCTAAAGGTGCCAAATGGTGGTCcccacactggggaggcagaggtaggtgaatctctgagtttgaggacagcctggtctacagagtaagttctaggacagccagaactacacagagaaaccctgtgtgtgttgGGCGGGGGTAGATCCTACAGGAAGTTCCCTAAATTCTCAagctatttacttattttttttttaatctttttaagacttatttatttattatgtatacagaagagggcaccagatctcattacagatggttgtgagccaccatgtggttgctgggaattgaactcaggacctctggaagagcagtcagtgctcttaacctctgagccacctctccagcacgatttatttatttatgcttatttatttatacttatttacttttgaaacagggtcttgctcttATGTAGTTCTGGGTGTCCAGGAACTATCCTAATCAAGGTAATGGTTTCCCTTTGAGTCCTCGATTCTACTGCATTGTTTTTCTAATCATTACTCATTCTTACTGCCATTATTTCCTACTGATTTACAGCTATGTGCCCTTTATCATTTCTCTAGATGTGTCTGTTCATTCTGACTAGGCATAACCTTCTTTAGAGAGGAGTTCATGTGTATTTGTTTCCCTCCCTTGTAAGGCCAAGACCTGAGTGTTCAACTATAGTATAGGTTGGACAGTATTATGAGAATGGCTCTCTCCAGGGCTGGGGCATAGCTCCGCCAGAGCACACGACTAATTCTCAACGCGAGCGTGGAAGAGAGTTATTCTCCCACTTTGGACCAGTCCTGAAATCAGCATTTTGGGGCACGTCCAAATTACAGCGCACCTAACTGAAAACCGAAGGGTGAGAGATGAACGGCACTCAGCGGCAGTGCAAGTCGGACACTGCTGATGGTGCGCTCAGACCAACCACTGGGGACACAACCCATGAAGAAtgaaaggggaaacagaatacAGCAGGAAACTGGTAAGTTTCCGCTTTTCAAATTCTAGTCCCTGAACTCCCAGCAGCATCAGATTTCCCTAGGCTCCTAGCCACCACTTTCTACTTCCGACCTGATGAGTCAGGACCTATAGAGGGCCTACATATCCATTTGAAACCAACTCCAGGGATGCATGTCTCACACACAAAGCCCTATAAACACTGCCTTAACTCAACAAATTAGAGATGAAGAACTCAGAAACCAGTGAAGAATTCCTTTTTCCAaagcccctcccacctccccaaaggcagggtctcattatgcagccttggctggcctggcacttgcagtgtagagcaggctggcctcaaactcccataGATCGgtgtgcctctgccttctgagtgctggggttaaagccgtgcccaccatacctggctatttcTAAATCCTTCCACTCAGACCAACACTGCCTGCAATGACAAACTATTCCCTCTCTTGCTTCCCAATACAGCAGTGACTACCAAGCACGTGAAATGTGCCTAATGGCATTGAAAGACtgcactttgttttttttttttttttcttttcctggagacaacaggatttctctgtgcagccctggctgtcctggaactcagtctgtagatcaggctggccttgaactcatagatctgcctgcctctgcctcccatgctgggattaaaagagtgcaccaccactgcctgcccagcaggactgaactttttttttttaaataaggtttatttatttatttatttattttgagctgaggattgaacccagggccttgcacttgctaggcaagcgctctaccactgagctaaatccccaaccctaagatttatttatttattatgtacacagaggagggtgccagatctcattacagatggttgtgagccatcatgtaggtgctgggtattgaactcaggacctcgggaagagcagtcagtactcttaacccctgagccatctctccagcccaggactaAACTTTTAACTCCATTAATTTTAGATAGTCACGAGAAGCTGAGCATGGTGTCTcgtgcctttaatgccagcacttgggagaccctgtcttaaaacaccaaacaacaacaacaaccaaacagtcACATCTGGCTAGTGACTACAGTCTGTGATAACACAGGCTTAACCACACCAGGACAGGCTGAGTCGAGGCTTTTGGCTTCATATGGGAATGGCTTCCTCTCAAAATATCCTGATGCCCAGCAAATGCCCATTTTGCCCTGGTGTGTCTTCAGGAAGTTAGCTGCCACCAAATCTGATGCCATGAAACACAGCACCAGAAGACTGATGTCTTCTAAACCCAGCTCCTGGGCTAACATGAAATGGAGAAACAATAGCAGGCCCCAACCAAACAACCACACTGTCTCTGTGGAGACGTGCTGAAGGAAAAGGCGCTCTGAAAACCTTACCTCCTGATCTCACAGTCTGTAAACTGCTGATCGGACACATCTTTTCCTGCTCAGCTTTTCCTCATTATACATCTTTAGTGGCGACTCACGGCCCGCCACACGACCGAGTGCACACAACAGGGAAACACTGGGCCACTCGGCAGCACACCTCAGCGAGGCAGACTAGCTTCTCGAAAGGACGACGTTCCTAGGGTGAAAGGAAAACACCCCCTTGTCCAGTGTGAGGTTGAAAGGAGCACATCTCAGTTGTGTGACTCTCCAACAGGCTCTGAAGACCACCTGAGCTCAGAACAGGCCCTAACCTACTAACAGGAAGGGCAACTCTACTTTGTATTTTTCTGACACATACATCTTCCTCTTCATACTCCCAAAGGCCACAATAATTCTAAATATTCACTAGACACATACATCACCCAGTGACAGGTACTCGATACTCCAAACAGATGAACCTGAGTGTAACAGTGTCTCAGCAGCTCTGCATTATCGAGGAGATCAActactttatttataaaagccCTGCACACCctgcattcatgtgtatatgtgaaagGAAAGCCAGCAagtattagcttttttttttggtttttcaagacagggtttctctgtagctttggagcctgtcctggactagctctgtagaccaggctggcctcgaattcacagagatctacctgcctctgcctcctgagtgctgggattacaggtatgtgccaccaccgcccggcagcatttgattttttaatcatcacagtttgtttgtttgtttgtttatttatttttaaggcagggtctcactcctagttcaggctgtccttgaactcacagcaatctttctgcctcagcctctcaagtgctagatgTCCTAGTTAGGGCTaatattgttgtgatgaaacaccatgaccaaaagcaatttggaaagggtttatttcacttacacttctgggtaacagtccatcactgtgggaagtcagggcaggaactcaaacagggcaggaacctggaggcaggagctgatgcagaggccatggaggggtgctgcttactggcttgctcctccagGACCACCTGACCAGGGATGACATCACCAACAATGGATTGGCCTGTTGGGTCCTCACACATcagttactaattaagaaaatgccctacaggtttgcctgcggcctgatcttatggaggcattttctcaactgaggcttcttcctctctgatgactctagctgtgtcagattgatgtaaaactagccagcatatgggattataggcataagaCACAATCCCACcacctcattttatttaaaaaaaaaaaaaaaaaactgaagtaaAGCCTGTAGGTTTAGTTGAGTGCTCTGCTTAGCAGTCATGATGCTCTAGATTCAGTATCCTCAGTCACcatggagggagaggaagccaAAAGCTAAAGCAGCTGGGTATAAAAGCAGAATCAATGCTTTAAATGATTCCCACAATTAACTACCCCTAAGTGTCAAATAGAATGTTAGCAAAACCTCAACCATTGCCTTTTGTTCTGATGAGAAACTTCTAGACTTattacatgattttaaaatggttaaagatttattttatttttaattttatgtatgtgtaaatgactatggaggctagaagaggaagctggaggccctggagctggaatccTATCTGTTGAGAGGTGCCAGATGCAGGTACTGGGGACTTAACTTggaacctctggaaaagcaggaagcactctcaaccactaagccatctctccaagaaATGATGAACATTTATAAATTatcattgtttaaaaaacaagacaaaaggggttggggatttagctcagtggtagagcgcttgcctagcaaacacaaggccctgggttcagctctgggggaaaaaaaagggggggggaaaccctaaatgaaaatgtcttttaattggattattccCATTATTCTCACACCAAAAATATGTTTGCAATGTGTAACTACATCATCAGAAATTTTCAATGAACAGGAAACAAACTAAGGAAATCTCTAAAGGAagatctctcttccctctctctctctctctctctctctctctctctctctctctctctctctgttcttacCTAAGGACCAAGGAATTCCTTCTTGGTCTTGGTGAGACCAAATGGCATATATCCCAGCTCAGAGAGAGTAGACACTATGGTAACATGCTTACAGCCTTCATTTACATAAAAGAATATTAATTACATGGTATTATCAACATCTGTGATTCTGCTCACTGCCATATGCAATCTCGCTGAGTATTTTAATCCTCCCATTcactaaatgaactcagaatTGAGTCTCACACAAAATCTACACAGACTGTAGAGAGAGGCGACATagtaaagacatttttaaatatgtgttaaaTGAGTGTGGTTTTTTGGAGGATCAATAGAGCTAGGTCTATCACCACGTGCCACATCAGTGAAGCCTGTACTCAGGCCAGAGGAAGCTGCTTGCCTCTCCAGCACCTGGGGAGTTGCCCTAAGCACACTTGTTCTTTGCTGTTCAGGTGCCCCAGGACTGGAGCAGGGTTCTCTTCCCTAAGACCAGCCAGTTTGTGGGGTCACCTGCAAAATCCTGGTGTCTTTAGGAGTGTGGCCTGTCTTCTTCAGCAGTGCCGGCTTCTTAGGCAGCCTTAGAGCTGGCCTTTGTCACCAGCTCATGCTCAGTTTTCTTCTGGATCCCCACTTCTGGGCTCTTCTTTCGCATTTGCTGCTGCACAGCGCGCCTTCTTGGGGTGATGACCTACTTACCTTTTCTTGGCTCTGCTCTGCTgcagtgcccctcccccaccttgcATTTAGGTTTCTGCACCTGGAACTTGTGCTGTTCCTGCACCATCACCATATTCTGACACATAGGGTGTTTGcttgatacatatatatatatatatatatatatatatatatatatatatacacacacatatatatgtatatatatatacacacatatatgtatgtatatgtatgtatgtatgtatttgtttgtttgtttgtttttttcgagacagggtttctctgtagctttggagcctgtcctggactaactctgtagacctctaatgccagcactagggaggctaaggcaggaggatctcagtaaactgaaggccagcctgggctacacagaaagttctaggccaacctttGTTGCCCAGAacaaagaaagaccctgtctggaaggatggaagaaagaaaggcaggcaggcaggcaggcagggaatgGGCGGCGGGCCTTGGCCACAGATGACAGCTTCTAGTGTGCTCAGTGTGAtaaggcctccctccctccctcccaaggcATGCTCTTGCCAGCTGTCAGTGACCAAGCACTAATGCTAAGTCACAGGCCAGTCACAACAGGTTTATAGTCAAGTGAGCCTGCTGAGGTTTCGGGGACATTAGGATCTGCTTTCATtgataaaaaaggaagagagccTCATCCTGGAACTAGGCCCAGCTTACAACACTGGTTTGTTTATGGAAAGAAACCATTCCTACCATGATGggagaaatgacaaagacagatATGTCAACTGACAGCTCTAAGTACAAATGCTTTGCACCAAATACCAACTTCCCTAGCCACAGAAAGCCCCAGAACTGGGTCCCTGTTCTCCACATCCCCTTCTGCTCTGCTGTTTGCCTCCTTTCCTCTGCTGTAAAATATTCTCAAGTGGCCTCTATTGCATAAGTCAAAGATAGAGGCAAGAAAGGAGATGCAAGTTGCTTGTCTCTTGACTATCTGAGACAGCACATTTATGCTTTCCCCATCAAGCGCCTGTTTTATCTCTGGCAAGGGCAATGCACACCTCTGTAAGCCAGCACTAGGAAGACTGCAGCAAGAGTggtcttgaatttgaggccagcctgagctgagccTAGGCAACCCTATGAAAACCTCCCTCcgccaaagagaaagagaatgatgTACAGTATTATTTCCCTTTGAGTACATTCCTTAGTCCCCCTGCTTCTCAGGGTTATCAGCACCTGCCTTATATCCATCAGCTTTCCTTATTCTGCATTGACAGTGGCCGTGCCTTTCCTCAGGTGACCGCTGTCCTTTGCTCTTCTGTAACCACACCTGTCATATGGCTCTGTTTTACTACTTGACATGTAGGCTGTCCTTTAAATTTTGTCCTGAGCACACTTCTCCAGTTTCATCTATTTCTTTAAGTATCATTTCAATACAGGATTATGTTTAATTTccatagataattttttttttttgaagctgaggattgaacccagggccttgtgcttgctaggcaagcgctctaccactgagctaaatccccaacccctccgtagataatttttaaaactgcttACTGAGAAATAATTTCATATCACAAGCTCATCCACTTTGCAACTctccagacatggtggcacacacctgtaactccagaagttgggaggtgggagcaggagatcaggagttcaaggccagactctgATAcacattgagtttgaggccagcctcaactcAACAACAACAGTATACAGCTCAATAATTTTTACTAACATCACAATGTCATACtataatttgaaagagaaaacatttctatTTCACTCCAGCAACTTGGTGTTGAAACGTCACACTTACCCTACAC
The sequence above is drawn from the Onychomys torridus chromosome 18, mOncTor1.1, whole genome shotgun sequence genome and encodes:
- the Usp49 gene encoding ubiquitin carboxyl-terminal hydrolase 49 isoform X1, which codes for MDRCKHVGRLRLAQDHSILNPQKWCCLECSTTESAWACLKCSHVACGRYIEDHARKHFEETGHPLAMEVRDLYVFCYLCKDYVLNDNPEGDLKLLRSSLLAVQGQKQDQPARRGRTLRSTAAGEDVVLPQRTPQGQPQMLTALWYRRQRLLAKTLRLWFEKSSRGRAQLEQRRREEALERKKEAARQRRREVKRRLLEELASAPPRKSARLLLHAPGPVAVRPATLATSRRAPAAALKPRRQPAVAPGVTGLRNLGNTCYMNSILQVLSHLQKFRECFLNLDPSTSEHLFPQATNGKAQLSGRPVSSSAGELSVRSDQAQGCEPQGLCWNSGASISRSLELIQNKEPSSKHISLCHELHTLFRVMWSGKWALVSPFAMLHSVWSLIPAFRGYDQQDAQEFLCELLHKVQQELESEGSTRRILIPFSQRKLTKQVLKVVNTIFHGQLLSQVTCVSCNYKSNTIEPFWDLSLEFPERYHCIEKGFVPLNQTECLLTEMLAKFTETEALEGRIYACDQCNSKRRKSNPKPLVLSEARKQLMIYRLPQVLRLHLKRFRWSGRNHREKIGVHVVFDQWSCITGKGLAQDTTQPIATTQREVSGSTAMTQSWMCAVSRRCAEPRPTSFFTLGERFRAAQDFQNPNSELRCSRAARTKAEHTHSLDWEACIQMSLRFSLWLRRLAMVTDYWVCLTGPRGDNAR
- the Usp49 gene encoding ubiquitin carboxyl-terminal hydrolase 49 isoform X2 encodes the protein MDRCKHVGRLRLAQDHSILNPQKWCCLECSTTESAWACLKCSHVACGRYIEDHARKHFEETGHPLAMEVRDLYVFCYLCKDYVLNDNPEGDLKLLRSSLLAVQGQKQDQPARRGRTLRSTAAGEDVVLPQRTPQGQPQMLTALWYRRQRLLAKTLRLWFEKSSRGRAQLEQRRREEALERKKEAARQRRREVKRRLLEELASAPPRKSARLLLHAPGPVAVRPATLATSRRAPAAALKPRRQPAVAPGVTGLRNLGNTCYMNSILQVLSHLQKFRECFLNLDPSTSEHLFPQATNGKAQLSGRPVSSSAGELSVRSDQAQGCEPQGLCWNSGASISRSLELIQNKEPSSKHISLCHELHTLFRVMWSGKWALVSPFAMLHSVWSLIPAFRGYDQQDAQEFLCELLHKVQQELESEGSTRRILIPFSQRKLTKQVLKVVNTIFHGQLLSQVTCVSCNYKSNTIEPFWDLSLEFPERYHCIEKGFVPLNQTECLLTEMLAKFTETEALEGRIYACDQCNSKRRKSNPKPLVLSEARKQLMIYRLPQVLRLHLKRFRWSGRNHREKIGVHVVFDQVLTMEPYCCRDMLSSLDKETFAYDLSAVVMHHGKGFGSGHYTAYCYNTEGGFWVHCNDSKLDVCSVEEVCRTQAYILFYTRRTVQGGARLSEPQLRAQVQPSSKDEGRTYTFP